One region of Salvia miltiorrhiza cultivar Shanhuang (shh) chromosome 3, IMPLAD_Smil_shh, whole genome shotgun sequence genomic DNA includes:
- the LOC131013975 gene encoding uncharacterized protein LOC131013975, whose protein sequence is MLECTNWHIPAIRMPPKRGRPVRNNNNRRNHNAVPEEPQDARGHNPSPPPPTRRVEELFLRQNPPTFDGTSEPAEAEIWVRAMERIFNFLRCTDEERLSCVSFQLTGSADFWWEARRKILTPEQWASYTWEDFKTGLYDKYIPKSYRKKKEAEFYELKQGKKSVVEYDKEFCNLSRFAPQQVDTDEKMAEKFCAGLRHEIRMTLASHGGLSYTESLNRALDIEAAMPSDKSAPPFISTPNNPPVASHTLKGKRKWDNNEDNINQTSKKVWQEKERAEQFIQPRHEAQTNLEPTRGNQGQKGISPCPNCGKMHRGVCRAGTNGCYNCGQKGHYSTQCPNRQRGSAIGNTRTSLPAIRGHLRNQPQSQQ, encoded by the coding sequence atgctagagtgtactaattggcacatccctgctatcagaatgccgcctaagagaggacgccctgtgagaaacaataacaatcgcagaaatcATAACGCTGTAccagaagaaccacaagatgctcgaggacataacccatcccctccgcccccgactaggagagtcgaagaactctttttaaggcaaaacccacctacgtttgacggaacgagtgaaccagctgaagctgagatttgggtgcgtgcaatggaacgcatcttcaactttctacgttgtactgatgaggagcgcctatcttgcgtctcattccagctaacaggatcagctgacttctggtgggaagcacgacgaaaaattctgacacctgaacaatgggcaagttatacttgggaagattttaagacaggattgtatgataaatatattccgaaaagttataggaagaagaaagaagctgagttctacgagttgaagcaaggaaagaaatctgtggttgaatacgacaaagaattctgcaacctgtctaggtttgctccgcaacaagtggacacagatgagaagatggcagagaaattttgtgccggtctgcgacacgaaattaggatgactctagcaagccacggaggactctcatacacggagtctctgaacagggcacttgacattgaagctgcaatgccgtcggACAAGTCAGCCCCACCATTTATCTCAACGCCAAATAATCCACCAGTagcctcacatactctcaaagggaagcgcaagtgggacaacaacgaagacaatatcaatcagactagtaagaaagtgtggcaagaaaaagaacgggccgaacagtttattcaaccaaggcacgaggcacagactaacctcgAGCCAACTAGAGGTAACCAAGGTCAGaaaggaatttcaccttgcccaaattgtggtaagatgcataggggtgTCTGTCGTGCCggaactaacggttgttacaattgtggccaaaagggtcactactccacgcaatgccccaacagacaacgaggttcagcaattgGGAACACTCGCACCTccttgccagcaatacgtggacacttgcgaaatcagcctcaatcacagcagtga